In Shouchella patagoniensis, the following are encoded in one genomic region:
- the manA gene encoding mannose-6-phosphate isomerase, class I produces MNNQQPIFLEPVFQERLWGGQKLTHFGYELPYEHTGECWGISAHSNGLSTVKTGPYAGHTLADLWKTETHLFGGETTGEFPLLVKLLDAKQDLSVQVHPNDSQAARLEDNEAYGKTECWYVVEAEEGAELILGHTATSKAEFEQKIKKGEWDELLSRTLIQAGDFFHVPSGTIHAIGAGSVILETQQSSDTTYRVYDFNRTDDKGNKRELHLDKAKEVSMIPHQPYPSQPTVIESSVMHKVLKLVSTEFFTVYKAEVVNKWTASFKAPYLLISILTGSGELHVNGITSILNKGDHLVLPCGTTDFDVTGKVEMIISHT; encoded by the coding sequence ATGAATAATCAACAACCTATATTCTTAGAACCTGTATTCCAAGAAAGGCTCTGGGGCGGTCAGAAGTTAACACATTTTGGCTATGAACTTCCGTATGAACACACAGGCGAATGTTGGGGTATTTCTGCTCATTCAAATGGGCTAAGCACAGTAAAAACCGGCCCGTATGCAGGTCACACATTAGCCGATCTATGGAAGACAGAGACTCATCTGTTTGGTGGCGAAACGACTGGTGAGTTCCCCCTGCTTGTAAAATTGCTTGATGCCAAACAAGATCTATCTGTGCAAGTGCACCCAAATGACAGTCAGGCGGCGAGACTTGAGGACAATGAAGCTTACGGAAAAACCGAATGTTGGTATGTTGTCGAGGCAGAGGAAGGCGCGGAGCTTATCTTAGGACATACTGCTACATCAAAAGCAGAGTTTGAGCAAAAGATTAAAAAAGGCGAGTGGGATGAGCTCCTTAGCCGAACACTGATTCAAGCAGGAGACTTTTTTCATGTTCCGAGTGGGACGATTCACGCTATTGGGGCAGGAAGCGTCATACTAGAAACGCAACAAAGCTCTGATACAACGTATCGCGTCTATGATTTTAACCGTACAGATGATAAGGGAAATAAGAGAGAGCTGCATCTTGATAAAGCAAAAGAAGTTTCAATGATTCCACATCAACCTTACCCATCTCAACCTACGGTTATTGAATCTAGCGTAATGCATAAAGTATTAAAACTTGTTTCAACAGAATTTTTTACGGTTTATAAAGCGGAAGTTGTCAACAAGTGGACTGCTTCTTTTAAAGCACCTTACTTGCTAATAAGTATTCTAACTGGTAGTGGTGAACTTCATGTGAACGGGATTACTTCTATTCTGAATAAAGGAGATCACCTTGTTTTGCCATGTGGGACAACTGACTTTGATGTAACAGGTAAAGTGGAAATGATAATTAGTCATACATAA
- a CDS encoding acyl-CoA synthetase: protein MTERMLQAPDQYNIAINLEKESNLDQQAIIWRNGSGEKVEWTYRLLIEKMNRIANALTKLGLYKGDPVLLLFPRVPEAYATYLACLKAGFVIIPCSGMLRSKDLAYRVSHSQAKGVIAYEGLTAEFNKLSSEDVPSVNVQATFGKAEVGWQDLDKLLENESVFFEGDTHKDEIAFLPYTSGTTGNPKAVVHTHAWAFAHLQTASTEWLGVEAGDVVWATAAPGWQKWVWSPFLSVIGKQATAFVYDGPFDPRVYLQLIDEYKVAILCATPTEYRMLAKEESLSSFKLQSIKHAVSAGEPLNRAVISTFQEQFQLTVRDGYGQTENTLLIGTMVGMEERPGSMGKPTPGNGVTILTEEGDEAKPGEVGMIAVHKSAPALFKEYYKDEERTRQSFRGEYYVTGDLAKKDEDGYFWFEGRGDDIIISSGYTIGPFEVEDALTKHPAVKECAVVASPDEIRGSIVKAFVVLNKHSEELDQLTEELQAFVKAETAPYKYPRVIEYLEELPKTISGKTRRVELRKRESKPTS from the coding sequence ATGACAGAACGTATGCTACAAGCACCAGACCAATACAACATTGCGATTAACCTTGAAAAAGAATCAAACCTTGATCAGCAAGCGATTATATGGCGAAATGGGAGCGGTGAAAAAGTAGAATGGACTTACCGCCTCTTAATAGAAAAGATGAATCGAATAGCAAACGCGCTCACAAAGCTTGGTCTGTATAAAGGTGACCCAGTGCTGCTTCTTTTTCCTAGAGTACCAGAAGCCTATGCGACTTATTTAGCATGTTTAAAAGCAGGTTTCGTTATTATTCCTTGTTCTGGAATGTTACGTTCAAAAGATCTTGCATACAGAGTCAGTCATTCGCAAGCAAAGGGAGTGATCGCTTATGAAGGGTTAACTGCAGAGTTTAACAAACTCTCTTCAGAAGACGTACCTTCTGTGAACGTGCAAGCAACATTTGGCAAAGCGGAGGTTGGTTGGCAAGATCTCGACAAGTTGCTAGAAAATGAGAGCGTTTTCTTCGAGGGGGACACTCATAAGGATGAGATAGCATTTTTGCCTTATACATCCGGGACAACAGGGAATCCGAAAGCGGTTGTTCATACCCATGCTTGGGCATTTGCGCATTTACAAACAGCATCTACAGAATGGCTTGGAGTGGAAGCTGGTGACGTTGTTTGGGCAACTGCAGCTCCAGGGTGGCAAAAGTGGGTTTGGAGCCCATTTTTATCTGTAATCGGGAAACAAGCGACTGCGTTTGTGTATGATGGACCGTTTGATCCAAGAGTGTATCTTCAATTAATTGATGAATATAAAGTGGCTATTCTATGTGCCACACCAACGGAATACCGGATGCTGGCAAAAGAGGAGTCATTGTCTTCATTTAAACTCCAAAGCATTAAGCACGCTGTATCAGCGGGAGAACCTCTTAACCGTGCTGTTATTAGTACGTTTCAGGAACAATTTCAGCTAACGGTAAGAGATGGATATGGGCAAACAGAAAATACGCTTTTAATTGGTACGATGGTTGGAATGGAGGAGCGTCCAGGTTCAATGGGGAAACCAACCCCTGGTAACGGAGTGACCATTTTAACGGAAGAAGGGGACGAAGCAAAACCTGGTGAAGTTGGAATGATTGCAGTCCATAAGTCCGCGCCAGCTTTATTTAAGGAATATTATAAGGATGAAGAGAGAACAAGACAGTCATTTCGAGGAGAATATTATGTAACAGGTGACCTTGCAAAAAAAGATGAAGATGGCTACTTTTGGTTCGAAGGGCGAGGGGATGACATCATTATTTCATCTGGTTATACAATCGGTCCATTTGAAGTAGAAGATGCATTAACAAAACATCCAGCTGTGAAGGAGTGTGCAGTGGTAGCCAGTCCTGATGAAATTCGAGGCAGCATCGTTAAGGCGTTCGTTGTTTTAAACAAACATTCCGAAGAACTAGACCAGTTAACTGAGGAGTTGCAAGCCTTTGTCAAAGCGGAAACAGCGCCTTATAAATATCCGAGAGTCATTGAATATTTAGAAGAACTACCTAAGACAATTTCTGGAAAAACAAGACGTGTTGAGCTCCGCAAAAGAGAATCAAAACCGACTTCGTAG
- a CDS encoding ABC transporter substrate-binding protein, whose protein sequence is MKIIRLPAVLITACSLLVLSGCLPQEESEGEVVEDSDLTIAMIGGFKLQDTTDPITAQKSKGFYAVKEEFERLHPGVTINFVIMPWSNYVPNTQAMIAGSQADVYQMPGVNDFAAQGLLEPLQPFIDQDDFNLSVYHDNLVEGWMTFGPDDDEIEIYSLPVLGDARFIQYDKELFEQWGVEPLSDYPSVEEVMTKAKQMTGENPVTGEQNYGIYFTGTHDTALALANFMEGFDGEWGTGQRWEDIELNFDSMEMEQALEAMIELSSYMPKSFINGQGNERWLTSSNNIAIAVNQGNGNMKPIYAQGLEERFPVVQSFKNNDGVGSMFSGSPFAIGKTSQNKDLAWEFIKFSSSEYFQRFLWEEWGSTPVIKEAVEWDSIQEMELMIPVLEAMTTAVTPRYPWASSQPRYILQAKAEGALTGTLTVEQALKEAQQESTEWIDSR, encoded by the coding sequence ATGAAAATAATCCGTTTGCCTGCTGTCCTTATAACTGCATGTTCTCTGCTAGTTTTATCTGGGTGCTTGCCACAAGAAGAGTCAGAAGGAGAGGTAGTGGAAGACAGTGACTTAACGATTGCCATGATTGGAGGCTTTAAATTACAAGATACAACCGATCCGATTACAGCACAAAAATCGAAGGGATTCTATGCTGTGAAAGAAGAGTTTGAAAGGTTGCACCCTGGCGTAACGATTAATTTTGTTATCATGCCATGGAGCAATTATGTTCCGAATACGCAGGCAATGATTGCTGGAAGTCAAGCGGATGTCTATCAAATGCCAGGTGTAAATGATTTTGCTGCACAAGGGTTACTTGAACCACTTCAACCGTTTATCGATCAAGACGATTTTAATTTAAGTGTCTATCACGATAATTTAGTTGAAGGTTGGATGACATTTGGTCCTGACGATGATGAAATTGAAATCTATTCTCTGCCAGTACTTGGTGATGCTCGTTTCATTCAATACGATAAAGAACTGTTTGAACAGTGGGGAGTAGAACCGTTATCTGATTATCCATCCGTCGAAGAAGTGATGACTAAAGCAAAACAAATGACTGGAGAAAACCCTGTCACCGGTGAACAGAATTATGGGATCTATTTCACTGGAACACACGACACGGCTCTCGCACTTGCAAATTTTATGGAAGGGTTTGACGGTGAATGGGGAACGGGCCAACGTTGGGAAGATATTGAGTTAAATTTTGACTCAATGGAAATGGAACAAGCACTTGAAGCAATGATTGAGCTGTCCAGTTATATGCCCAAGAGCTTTATTAATGGCCAAGGGAATGAGCGCTGGTTGACGTCAAGCAATAATATTGCAATCGCTGTGAATCAAGGAAATGGAAACATGAAGCCGATCTATGCACAAGGACTTGAAGAACGTTTTCCTGTTGTTCAAAGTTTTAAAAATAATGATGGTGTGGGAAGCATGTTTTCTGGGAGCCCCTTTGCAATCGGGAAGACAAGTCAAAATAAAGATCTTGCTTGGGAGTTTATTAAATTTAGCTCAAGTGAATACTTTCAACGTTTCTTATGGGAAGAATGGGGAAGCACACCTGTTATAAAGGAAGCAGTTGAATGGGACAGTATACAGGAAATGGAGTTGATGATTCCAGTTCTTGAGGCAATGACCACTGCAGTAACACCAAGGTATCCGTGGGCTTCATCGCAACCTCGATATATATTGCAAGCCAAAGCAGAAGGAGCATTAACGGGAACATTGACAGTTGAGCAAGCATTAAAGGAGGCTCAACAAGAAAGCACGGAATGGATCGATTCTCGTTAA